Proteins encoded by one window of Enterococcus saccharolyticus subsp. saccharolyticus:
- the thiD gene encoding bifunctional hydroxymethylpyrimidine kinase/phosphomethylpyrimidine kinase, whose amino-acid sequence MEKVVTIAGSDSTGGAGLQADLKTFEEYGVFGFSSITSIVTMDPENGWSHEVTELPEELLRKQLISVFAGGSVDALKTGMMGNEKNIQVASEFIERYQVKHVVIDPVIACKGTAQILQPKSVAGIKDYLLPKAYVTTPNLVEAGILSGLGDLTSIEDMKAAATIIHQLGAQYVVVKGGHRLGLAKAIDVFYDGKEFTVLENELIPTDCNHGAGCTFAAAITAGLAKGYSAKEAVILAKKFVAQAIQHGVQINPYVGHVWHGAYNEAEKRMEE is encoded by the coding sequence ATGGAAAAAGTAGTAACGATTGCAGGATCAGACTCAACAGGTGGTGCTGGTTTGCAAGCAGATTTAAAAACATTTGAAGAATATGGTGTCTTTGGGTTTTCTAGTATCACATCTATTGTGACGATGGACCCAGAAAATGGATGGTCGCATGAAGTGACAGAATTGCCAGAAGAACTTTTGCGTAAACAGCTGATTTCGGTTTTTGCGGGTGGTTCTGTAGATGCCTTAAAAACAGGGATGATGGGGAATGAAAAAAATATTCAGGTGGCAAGTGAGTTTATCGAACGTTACCAAGTGAAACATGTGGTGATTGATCCAGTAATCGCTTGTAAAGGTACCGCACAAATTTTACAACCCAAGAGTGTGGCGGGAATTAAGGACTATTTATTACCAAAAGCGTATGTTACGACACCCAATTTAGTCGAAGCAGGTATTTTATCGGGCTTGGGTGATTTAACTTCAATTGAAGATATGAAAGCAGCAGCCACAATTATTCATCAATTAGGCGCCCAATATGTGGTTGTGAAAGGTGGTCATCGCTTAGGATTGGCAAAAGCAATCGATGTTTTTTATGACGGGAAAGAATTTACGGTATTAGAAAATGAGTTGATCCCAACTGATTGTAACCACGGGGCAGGCTGTACTTTTGCGGCTGCCATTACGGCTGGTTTAGCAAAAGGCTATTCAGCTAAAGAAGCTGTCATCTTAGCGAAAAAATTTGTCGCACAAGCCATCCAACATGGCGTACAAATTAATCCATATGTGGGTCATGTGTGGCATGGCGCTTATAATGAAGCAGAAAAACGAATGGAGGAGTAG
- a CDS encoding ECF transporter S component: MKQTSIQTIVLVALFTALTVIGTMIKIPLPTGAFVHLGNAVLLLSVLYLGYVKGSLAGGLGFAIFDVLNGYASEAPYFILESFIVGAAAYGVFLLFKKNPTHIWQILVIAAGTGVAKLVMTQVKNTVRQLFLGMDLLPAFTTAAIKLPATLINVCLTAIIVSFLYFPLKKAMDRTFRQSFGR, encoded by the coding sequence ATGAAACAGACAAGCATTCAGACAATCGTCTTAGTGGCATTATTTACAGCGTTAACAGTGATTGGAACAATGATTAAAATTCCGTTGCCAACAGGTGCGTTCGTCCATTTAGGCAATGCGGTTTTATTATTATCTGTTTTATATTTGGGATATGTGAAAGGCTCATTAGCAGGTGGGTTAGGTTTTGCTATTTTCGATGTTTTAAATGGCTATGCTAGTGAAGCACCGTATTTTATCTTGGAAAGTTTTATTGTCGGCGCCGCAGCATATGGTGTGTTTCTTCTATTTAAAAAGAATCCTACACATATTTGGCAAATTTTAGTGATTGCAGCTGGGACTGGTGTGGCGAAATTAGTGATGACACAAGTTAAAAATACTGTGCGTCAACTCTTCTTAGGAATGGATTTATTGCCAGCCTTTACTACCGCAGCAATTAAGTTGCCGGCAACACTGATTAATGTTTGCTTAACAGCAATCATTGTTTCTTTTTTATATTTCCCATTGAAAAAAGCAATGGATCGTACTTTTAGACAATCATTTGGTCGATAA
- the rpsJ gene encoding 30S ribosomal protein S10, translating into MAKQKIRIRLKAYEHRILDQSADKIVETAKRTGATISGPIPLPTERSLYTIIRATHKYKDSREQFEMRTHKRLIDIVNPTPKTVDALMKLDLPSGVNIEIKL; encoded by the coding sequence ATGGCAAAACAAAAAATTCGTATCCGTTTAAAAGCGTATGAACATCGTATTTTAGACCAATCAGCGGATAAAATCGTAGAAACTGCAAAAAGAACTGGAGCTACTATTTCAGGTCCAATTCCATTGCCAACAGAGCGCAGTCTATACACAATCATCCGTGCTACACATAAATACAAAGATTCTCGCGAACAATTCGAAATGCGTACACACAAACGTCTAATCGACATTGTGAACCCAACACCAAAAACAGTTGATGCTTTAATGAAGCTAGACTTACCATCAGGTGTTAACATTGAAATTAAACTATAA
- the rplC gene encoding 50S ribosomal protein L3, which yields MTKGILGKKVGMTQIFTESGELIPVTVVEATPNVVLQLKTVENDGYEAVQVGYQDLREVLSNKPAKGHVAKANTAPKRFIREFKDVELEGLEVGSEIKVDVFQAGDIVDVTGTTKGKGFQGVIKRHGQSRGPMAHGSRYHRRPGSMGPVAPNRVFKGKRLAGRMGGNRVTIQNLEIVRVDAERNVILIKGNVPGAKKSLITIKSAVKAK from the coding sequence ATGACCAAAGGAATCTTAGGGAAAAAAGTGGGAATGACTCAAATCTTCACAGAATCAGGTGAATTAATTCCAGTAACTGTAGTTGAAGCTACTCCAAACGTTGTTTTACAACTTAAAACAGTTGAAAACGATGGTTACGAAGCAGTTCAAGTAGGTTACCAAGATTTACGTGAAGTTTTAAGTAACAAACCTGCGAAAGGTCATGTTGCAAAAGCAAACACGGCTCCTAAGCGCTTCATTCGCGAATTCAAGGATGTTGAGCTAGAGGGCTTAGAAGTAGGATCAGAAATTAAAGTTGACGTATTCCAAGCTGGAGACATCGTTGACGTAACAGGAACTACCAAAGGTAAAGGATTCCAAGGCGTTATCAAACGTCACGGACAATCTCGTGGACCAATGGCTCACGGTTCTCGTTACCATCGTCGTCCTGGATCAATGGGTCCAGTTGCACCTAACCGTGTATTCAAAGGCAAACGTCTTGCAGGACGTATGGGCGGCAATCGCGTAACTATCCAAAATTTGGAAATCGTACGTGTAGATGCTGAACGTAATGTTATCCTTATTAAAGGTAACGTTCCTGGCGCGAAAAAATCATTGATTACAATTAAATCAGCTGTGAAAGCTAAATAA